The Malus domestica chromosome 06, GDT2T_hap1 genome has a segment encoding these proteins:
- the LOC114825653 gene encoding ubiquitin-conjugating enzyme E2-23 kDa-like — protein sequence MSSPSKRREMDLMKLMMSDYKVEMINDGMQEFYVDFKGPKESPYQGGVWRIRVELPDAYPYKSPSIGFVNKIYHPNVDEMSGSVCLDVINQTWSPMFDLVNVFEVFLPQLLLYPNPSDPLNGEAAALMMRDRTAYDQRVKEYCEKYAKAEDVGGAPEEHSSDEELSEDEYDSGDDAVAGQADP from the exons ATGTCTTCCCCAAGCAAACGCCGTGAGATGGATTTGATGAAACT GATGATGAGTGATTACAAGGTGGAGATGATCAATGACGGCATGCAAGAGTTTTATGTGGATTTCAAAGGCCCCAAAGAGA GTCCGTATCAAGGAGGTGTCTGGAGGATAAGGGTGGAGTTACCGGATGCTTATCCTTACAAATCTCCTTCTATCGGCTTTGTCAACAAAATTTACCACCCAAATGTTGATGAAAT GTCGGGATCAGTTTGTTTAGATGTTATCAACCAAACTTGGAGCCCCATGTTTG ACCTGGTTAATGTGTTTGAAGTGTTTCTGCCTCAACTTCTTTTGTATCCCAACCCATCGGATCCATTGAATGGAGAGGCTGCTGCTTTGATGATGCGCGATCGCACTGCTTATGATCAAAGAGTAAAAG AGTATTGTGAGAAATATGCAAAGGCAGAAGACGTAGGGGGTGCCCCAGAGGAGCATTCAAGTGATGAGGAGCTGAGCGAAGATGAGTATGACTCCGGGGATGATGCAGTCGCAGGCCAAGCCGATCCGTAG